From one Microlunatus sp. Gsoil 973 genomic stretch:
- a CDS encoding glycine cleavage system protein R, whose translation MTNLAITVIADDRPGIITRVASALAGHRMNLTDSSMTVLSGHLAMTLICTGKTPIDDIREAMREAAGDDLIIHVHPVTESSPPAVPVDSYLLTVHGADRPGIVAELTGVVAAAGGNITDLTTRLAGGLYVLAAEIDLPAAADAEALRARIAATAAELGVDAGLQPLERDEL comes from the coding sequence ATGACCAACCTCGCCATCACGGTGATCGCCGACGACCGGCCCGGGATCATCACCCGGGTCGCCTCGGCACTCGCCGGACACCGGATGAATCTCACCGACTCCTCGATGACCGTGCTCAGCGGGCACCTGGCGATGACCTTGATCTGCACCGGCAAGACGCCCATCGACGACATCCGCGAGGCGATGCGCGAGGCCGCGGGCGACGACCTGATCATCCACGTCCACCCGGTGACCGAGAGCTCACCGCCGGCGGTTCCGGTCGACAGCTACCTGCTCACGGTGCATGGTGCCGACCGGCCCGGGATCGTAGCGGAACTGACCGGTGTGGTCGCCGCGGCCGGCGGCAACATCACCGATCTGACCACCCGGCTGGCCGGAGGGCTGTACGTACTGGCGGCCGAGATCGACCTGCCTGCGGCTGCCGACGCCGAGGCGCTGCGTGCCCGGATCGCGGCCACCGCGGCCGAGTTGGGCGTCGACGCCGGTCTGCAGCCGCTGGAGCGGGACGAACTCTGA
- a CDS encoding Ppx/GppA phosphatase family protein, with protein sequence MNRAVAIIDCGTNTIRLLITEPDGRGGLSEIDRRTEIVRLGQGVDATGEFHPDALARTFAVAEDYARLIGEHLIPTERIRFVATSATRDVSNREEFLAGIRRRVGVTPEVITGEEEAALSFAGALSGANDAHSPTLVTDIGGGSTELIIGDADGRVDHAVSLDIGSVRLTERFLTADPPSTDDLDRAAAYVDRLLDDEPIDWPAVRTWIGVAGTLTTLAAVDLELTEYDRSKVHGHRITLDDLASITRRLATLSAAQIRDLGTVHPKRADVITAGAVIASRIASRLTVSELVVSESDILDGAALELIGRSGS encoded by the coding sequence GTGAACCGAGCAGTCGCGATCATCGACTGCGGCACCAACACCATCCGGTTGTTGATCACTGAGCCCGACGGGCGGGGCGGACTGTCGGAGATCGACCGGCGAACCGAGATCGTACGGCTCGGGCAAGGTGTCGACGCCACCGGCGAGTTCCACCCGGACGCGCTGGCCAGGACCTTCGCCGTCGCCGAGGACTACGCACGGCTGATCGGCGAACACCTGATCCCGACCGAACGGATCCGTTTCGTGGCGACCTCGGCGACCCGCGACGTAAGCAATCGTGAGGAGTTCCTCGCCGGAATCCGCCGACGGGTCGGCGTGACTCCGGAAGTGATCACCGGCGAGGAGGAGGCGGCGCTGTCCTTCGCCGGTGCACTCTCGGGTGCGAATGATGCGCACAGCCCGACCCTGGTCACCGACATCGGCGGCGGGTCGACGGAGTTGATCATCGGTGATGCGGACGGCCGGGTCGATCACGCAGTGTCGCTCGACATCGGATCGGTACGGCTCACCGAACGGTTCCTGACGGCGGACCCGCCGTCGACCGATGATCTCGACAGGGCCGCTGCCTACGTCGACCGGCTGTTGGATGACGAACCGATCGACTGGCCGGCGGTACGGACCTGGATCGGTGTCGCCGGAACTCTCACCACCCTGGCGGCCGTCGATCTGGAGCTGACCGAGTACGACCGGTCGAAGGTGCACGGGCATCGCATCACGCTGGATGATCTTGCCTCGATCACCCGGCGGCTGGCGACCCTGTCGGCAGCTCAGATCCGAGACCTCGGCACCGTGCATCCCAAGCGGGCCGACGTGATCACGGCCGGCGCAGTGATCGCCTCCCGGATCGCGTCCCGGCTGACCGTGTCGGAGCTGGTCGTCAGCGAGTCGGACATCCTCGACGGCGCTGCACTGGAACTCATCGGCAGGTCAGGCTCCTGA
- a CDS encoding DUF501 domain-containing protein: protein MLEPYTEADETVVAAQLGRVPRGVVGVAYRCPCGKPAVLATEPRLPDGTPFPTTYYLTCPRAVAAVSRLESAGRMAELTDRLGGDAELAAAYRAAHLSYLLDRAAHGGGADAPEIATVSAGGMPDRVKCLHALVAHSLATGPGVNPIGDEAVAEIEDFWNPPCLPGWGADLDHQDPS, encoded by the coding sequence GTGCTTGAGCCGTACACCGAGGCCGACGAGACCGTCGTCGCCGCCCAACTGGGTCGGGTGCCGCGCGGCGTCGTCGGGGTCGCTTACCGGTGTCCGTGCGGCAAGCCGGCTGTGTTGGCGACCGAACCCCGGTTGCCGGACGGAACGCCGTTTCCGACCACCTACTACCTGACCTGTCCGCGGGCCGTCGCCGCGGTGTCCCGGCTCGAGTCGGCCGGCCGGATGGCGGAGCTGACCGATCGGCTGGGAGGTGATGCAGAACTCGCTGCCGCCTACCGCGCCGCCCACCTGTCCTATCTGCTCGACCGGGCGGCGCACGGCGGCGGGGCGGACGCACCCGAGATCGCCACGGTCAGCGCCGGCGGCATGCCGGACCGGGTCAAGTGCCTGCACGCTCTGGTCGCCCATTCCCTGGCCACGGGCCCCGGTGTCAACCCGATCGGGGACGAGGCGGTCGCTGAGATCGAAGACTTCTGGAATCCGCCGTGCCTGCCCGGATGGGGCGCCGACCTTGATCATCAGGATCCGTCGTGA